The following are encoded together in the Deltaproteobacteria bacterium genome:
- a CDS encoding tetratricopeptide repeat protein — MRSSVAVWGKWVVPSLMILALLPPAAWALTASQVYEQVKDSVVVVRAYDQKGQQVSLASGVMLPSGDIITNYHVVRAGFRFTVGQGLKATPAFLTAAAADRDLCLLSVPGLAAPPARLGQAARLKVGEPVYAVGVLRRVKLSLSEGIVFKRLGGPPPLIQTTAAISPASSGGGLFNAAGELVGINNFDLRDSQGMNHAVPVEWIDEVTKLKTLDQTVKVGERVAGLPRPMARLQENWENQVSTLTKAQHWQALLTCSRRWTQAEPGNELAWYSLGTAYGKLGRYREEIEAYQEALRLKPDYPEAMYNIGVAYGNLRRYREAVEVFQEALRFKINAAKASYKRGVAYGNLGRYREEIKAYREALRLKPDYVAAWNNLGVAYVKLGRYPEAIKACREALRLRPDDAEAWNNLAFSYYLSGNRRAALEAVSELRRYDQQRAEKLFDAIIKP; from the coding sequence ATGCGGTCATCTGTGGCAGTCTGGGGTAAATGGGTGGTCCCGAGCTTGATGATACTGGCGTTGCTGCCGCCCGCGGCATGGGCGCTGACCGCCAGCCAGGTCTATGAGCAGGTGAAAGACTCGGTGGTGGTGGTCAGGGCCTACGACCAGAAAGGGCAACAGGTGAGTCTGGCCAGTGGGGTGATGCTGCCGTCCGGCGACATTATCACCAACTATCATGTGGTCCGGGCCGGATTTAGGTTCACGGTGGGCCAGGGCCTGAAAGCCACCCCGGCCTTCTTGACCGCCGCCGCCGCTGATCGAGATCTCTGTCTGCTCTCGGTCCCCGGCTTGGCGGCTCCACCGGCCCGTCTGGGCCAAGCAGCCAGGCTCAAGGTGGGCGAACCGGTCTATGCCGTGGGCGTGCTCCGGAGGGTGAAACTTTCCCTGTCGGAAGGGATTGTTTTTAAACGGTTGGGCGGCCCGCCCCCACTGATCCAGACCACTGCCGCTATTTCGCCTGCCTCCAGCGGCGGCGGTCTGTTCAATGCTGCCGGGGAGCTGGTAGGGATTAACAACTTTGACCTAAGGGACAGCCAAGGCATGAACCACGCGGTGCCGGTGGAATGGATCGATGAGGTCACTAAACTCAAAACCCTCGACCAAACTGTCAAGGTCGGGGAGAGAGTGGCCGGCCTTCCGAGACCAATGGCCAGACTGCAAGAAAACTGGGAAAACCAGGTATCGACCTTGACCAAAGCCCAGCACTGGCAGGCCCTGCTGACCTGTAGCCGGCGCTGGACCCAGGCCGAGCCGGGTAACGAGTTGGCCTGGTATAGCCTCGGCACGGCCTATGGAAAACTGGGCCGTTACCGCGAGGAGATCGAGGCTTACCAGGAGGCCTTGCGCCTTAAGCCGGATTACCCCGAGGCCATGTATAATATTGGCGTTGCTTATGGGAACCTGCGCCGTTACCGCGAGGCGGTGGAAGTTTTCCAGGAAGCCCTACGCTTTAAAATTAATGCTGCCAAGGCCTCGTACAAGCGAGGTGTAGCTTACGGAAATCTGGGCCGTTACCGTGAGGAGATCAAGGCTTATCGGGAGGCCCTGCGCCTTAAGCCGGATTATGTTGCCGCCTGGAACAATTTGGGTGTGGCCTATGTAAAACTGGGCCGTTACCCAGAGGCAATTAAAGCTTGCCGGGAGGCCCTGCGGCTCAGGCCTGATGATGCCGAGGCCTGGAATAATTTAGCTTTTTCCTATTACCTCTCCGGTAATCGCCGCGCCGCTCTGGAAGCAGTAAGTGAGTTGCGGCGATATGACCAACAAAGGGCGGAAAAGCTTTTCGATGCTATCATCAAGCCCTGA